In Lacrimispora indolis DSM 755, a genomic segment contains:
- a CDS encoding Gfo/Idh/MocA family protein, translated as MDKVRLGIIGIGNMGTGHLKNILEGKVPEMEVTAVADRQEVRRVWAKEKLPESVAVFEEGKDLIAAGVCDAVLIAVPHYQHPELTIDAMNHGLHVMCEKPAGVYTKQVREMNEAAKKSDRIFAMMFNQRTNCIYRKMHELVTGGELGAIKRVNWIVTDWYRTQSYYDSGSWRATWEGEGGGVLLNQCPHNMDLLQWICGMPSKVQAFCHNGKWHDIEVEDDVTAYMEYPNGATGVFVTTTADAPGTNRFEITLEMGKLVCENNKLLLHKLAENERTFCKTAKGGFDTPECTVTEVDTDGENEQHVGVLKAFAGKILHGTPLIAEGMEGINGLTLSNAMHLSSWLKREVEIPFDEDLFLEELNKRRRESRKKEGTGVVFDTEGSY; from the coding sequence ATGGATAAGGTAAGACTTGGTATTATCGGAATTGGAAACATGGGAACCGGCCATTTAAAGAACATTCTGGAGGGTAAGGTTCCTGAGATGGAAGTGACTGCCGTGGCAGACCGCCAGGAAGTCAGGAGAGTATGGGCAAAGGAGAAGTTGCCGGAATCGGTTGCTGTCTTTGAGGAAGGAAAGGATCTGATCGCAGCAGGTGTGTGTGACGCAGTCCTGATCGCAGTGCCTCATTACCAGCATCCGGAGCTGACCATTGATGCCATGAACCACGGGCTTCATGTGATGTGTGAAAAGCCTGCGGGAGTTTATACAAAGCAGGTCCGGGAAATGAACGAAGCGGCCAAAAAGAGCGACAGGATCTTTGCCATGATGTTCAATCAGAGGACCAACTGCATTTACCGGAAAATGCATGAGCTTGTAACAGGCGGAGAGCTGGGCGCCATCAAACGGGTGAACTGGATCGTGACAGACTGGTACCGCACCCAGTCCTATTATGACTCAGGAAGCTGGAGAGCCACCTGGGAGGGAGAAGGCGGCGGCGTTTTATTAAACCAGTGCCCTCACAACATGGATTTGCTCCAGTGGATCTGCGGAATGCCAAGCAAGGTACAGGCCTTCTGCCACAACGGGAAATGGCATGACATTGAAGTGGAAGATGATGTAACGGCTTATATGGAATATCCAAACGGCGCCACAGGAGTCTTTGTCACCACAACTGCAGATGCTCCGGGAACCAACCGGTTTGAGATCACTTTGGAAATGGGCAAGCTGGTCTGCGAAAATAACAAGCTTTTGCTTCATAAGCTGGCGGAAAACGAGCGTACCTTCTGCAAAACAGCAAAGGGCGGTTTTGATACCCCGGAATGTACGGTGACAGAGGTTGATACAGACGGGGAAAATGAGCAGCATGTGGGCGTCTTAAAGGCATTTGCTGGTAAGATCCTTCATGGCACACCTCTGATCGCGGAAGGCATGGAAGGGATCAACGGTCTGACCTTATCAAACGCCATGCATTTATCCAGCTGGTTAAAAAGAGAGGTTGAGATCCCCTTTGATGAGGATTTATTCTTGGAGGAGCTTAATAAGCGCCGCAGGGAATCCAGGAAAAAAGAAGGAACAGGCGTGGTATTTGACACAGAAGGAAGCTATTAA
- the iolC gene encoding 5-dehydro-2-deoxygluconokinase, protein MEYVKFDETREMDLILLGRVAIDFNPAYNEYVKEEFKPLKKVHMFEKFVGGSPANIAVGVTRHGMKAGFIGKVSDDQFGEFVVDYFNEQGIDTSHITKCKNGEKLGLTFTEMLSSSDSNILMYRNCIADLQLDVEDIDEAYIKKTKAILISGTALAQSPSREAALKAVMLAKRNDVRIIFDIDYRAYNWKNADEISIYYSAVAKEADIIMGSREEFNLTEKLIRQGMTDEESAALWQSYHARIVVIKHGMKGSTAYTCDGQSFSIKPFPVEARKGFGGGDGYGSGFLYGLYQGWDIIDCLEFGSAEASMMVKSNNCSVSLPTPEEVHAFIKEEKEKFGEMIARV, encoded by the coding sequence ATGGAATATGTAAAATTTGATGAAACCAGAGAAATGGACTTAATTCTTCTTGGAAGGGTGGCAATTGATTTCAATCCGGCTTACAATGAGTATGTGAAAGAAGAATTCAAGCCCTTAAAGAAAGTGCACATGTTTGAAAAATTTGTGGGCGGCTCTCCGGCTAATATCGCCGTAGGCGTGACAAGACATGGCATGAAGGCAGGATTTATCGGGAAAGTATCCGATGACCAGTTCGGTGAATTTGTAGTGGATTATTTCAACGAACAGGGGATCGATACTTCTCATATTACAAAATGCAAAAATGGAGAAAAGCTGGGACTGACCTTTACAGAAATGCTTTCTTCCAGTGACAGCAATATCCTGATGTACCGGAACTGCATTGCTGACTTACAGCTGGACGTAGAAGACATAGACGAAGCGTATATTAAGAAGACAAAAGCAATTTTGATATCAGGCACGGCGCTTGCACAAAGCCCGTCAAGAGAAGCAGCCCTTAAGGCGGTCATGCTGGCAAAGAGAAACGATGTCAGAATCATTTTTGATATTGATTACAGGGCATATAACTGGAAAAATGCAGATGAAATATCCATTTACTACTCTGCAGTAGCCAAAGAAGCTGATATCATTATGGGCTCAAGAGAAGAATTTAACTTAACAGAAAAACTGATCAGACAGGGAATGACGGACGAAGAAAGTGCGGCTCTGTGGCAGAGTTATCACGCCAGGATCGTGGTCATTAAGCATGGAATGAAGGGGTCTACCGCATATACTTGTGACGGACAGTCATTTTCCATCAAACCGTTCCCTGTGGAGGCCAGAAAAGGATTCGGCGGCGGCGACGGATATGGTTCAGGCTTCCTTTATGGACTGTATCAGGGCTGGGATATCATAGACTGCCTGGAGTTTGGTTCGGCAGAGGCCTCCATGATGGTAAAGAGCAACAACTGTTCGGTTTCCCTGCCAACGCCTGAGGAAGTGCATGCATTTATAAAAGAAGAAAAGGAAAAGTTTGGTGAAATGATCGCCCGTGTATAA
- the iolG gene encoding inositol 2-dehydrogenase: protein MVTVGIIGAGRIGKVHTTSICNLVKNGKIKTIADPFMNEETEKWAKGMGVPNTTKDYKEILADPEIDAVLICSSTNTHSPISVEAIQAGKHVFCEKPIDHDIEKIKEVMEALKSSKVKYQVGFNRRFDHNFEAVRNAVAAGKIGEPHIIKVTSRDPEPPSAEYAAVSGGMFLDMTIHDFDMVRYLAGCDAEEIYVQSAVLVDPAIGEAGDVDTAVITLKMENGSLAVIDNSRKAAYGYDQRAEVFGSKGMVATANDTESSAVVSTADGVRSEKPLYFFLERYMQSFAKEVNCFIEAIENDTPTPLGVEDGLKPVLMGIAAKKSVQEHRPVKISEIMM from the coding sequence ATGGTAACAGTAGGAATTATTGGAGCAGGAAGAATCGGAAAAGTACATACCACCAGCATCTGTAACCTGGTAAAGAACGGAAAGATCAAAACCATTGCCGATCCGTTTATGAATGAGGAAACAGAAAAATGGGCAAAAGGCATGGGAGTTCCCAATACCACAAAGGATTACAAGGAAATTTTAGCAGACCCGGAGATCGACGCCGTGTTGATCTGCTCATCCACCAACACCCATTCCCCCATTTCCGTTGAGGCCATTCAGGCGGGAAAGCATGTATTTTGTGAAAAACCCATTGATCACGACATTGAGAAGATCAAAGAGGTTATGGAAGCATTAAAGAGCAGTAAGGTGAAATATCAGGTAGGCTTTAACCGCCGTTTTGACCATAATTTTGAGGCGGTGAGAAATGCAGTTGCAGCCGGAAAAATCGGCGAGCCTCACATCATTAAAGTAACTTCCAGAGATCCGGAGCCGCCCAGCGCAGAATATGCGGCAGTATCCGGCGGCATGTTCTTAGACATGACCATCCATGATTTTGATATGGTCCGCTACTTAGCAGGCTGCGATGCAGAGGAAATTTACGTTCAGTCCGCTGTTTTAGTGGATCCTGCCATTGGAGAAGCCGGAGATGTGGATACGGCTGTCATCACCTTAAAGATGGAGAACGGAAGCCTGGCAGTCATTGATAATTCCAGAAAAGCCGCTTACGGCTATGACCAGAGGGCAGAGGTATTTGGGTCCAAGGGCATGGTAGCAACCGCCAATGATACCGAGTCCAGCGCAGTGGTGAGCACCGCCGATGGAGTTAGAAGTGAAAAGCCCCTTTATTTCTTCTTAGAGCGCTATATGCAGTCCTTTGCAAAGGAAGTGAACTGCTTCATTGAGGCCATTGAGAATGATACTCCTACCCCTCTTGGTGTGGAAGACGGATTAAAGCCTGTATTAATGGGGATCGCAGCCAAAAAGTCCGTGCAGGAGCACAGGCCTGTGAAGATTTCTGAGATCATGATGTAA
- a CDS encoding DeoR/GlpR family DNA-binding transcription regulator: MRISRIDQLEQYILEHKAASIDALCEEFEISKNTLRRDLEILVSRGTVEKVYGGVVACENTAAIPSLINFHERAGKNAQSKQKIAALAASFVRERDIIFIDSGTTTMNIVDHLAHLNSVTVITNSLQVINKSMSYPNINVIALPGSLKRDTASLVGSSCVEYLEDYNIVRAFMACTGLSAQAGVCNASTEEYTIKKTALKKSQKHYLLADSSKFGRTSLMTFGEIRQFDYILTDRLPDDAFCSYCRELGCAIETAPEQ; encoded by the coding sequence ATGAGAATTTCCCGAATCGATCAACTGGAACAATATATATTGGAGCACAAGGCGGCCTCCATTGATGCCCTGTGTGAAGAATTTGAGATTTCAAAAAACACCCTGCGACGGGACTTGGAGATCCTAGTCTCAAGGGGCACCGTGGAGAAGGTTTACGGAGGTGTGGTCGCATGTGAAAATACGGCAGCCATCCCAAGTCTGATCAACTTCCATGAACGTGCCGGAAAAAATGCCCAAAGCAAGCAAAAGATCGCTGCACTGGCCGCTTCCTTTGTACGGGAGCGGGATATCATATTCATTGACAGCGGAACCACCACCATGAATATTGTGGATCACCTGGCCCATTTAAACTCGGTTACGGTCATTACCAACAGCCTCCAGGTCATCAACAAGTCCATGAGTTACCCAAACATCAATGTGATCGCCCTTCCCGGATCTTTAAAAAGAGATACCGCCTCACTGGTGGGCAGTTCCTGTGTGGAATATTTGGAGGATTATAACATTGTCCGGGCATTTATGGCCTGTACAGGGCTCTCCGCCCAGGCTGGAGTCTGCAACGCTTCCACAGAGGAGTACACCATTAAGAAAACGGCATTAAAAAAGAGCCAGAAGCATTATCTTCTGGCAGATTCCTCGAAGTTTGGGCGCACCTCTCTCATGACCTTTGGAGAGATCAGGCAGTTTGATTATATCCTGACAGACCGGCTGCCTGATGATGCCTTCTGTTCCTACTGCAGAGAGTTGGGCTGCGCCATAGAGACGGCACCTGAGCAATAG
- a CDS encoding sugar phosphate isomerase/epimerase family protein yields the protein MWDGIQLSGFADEIDMDLGKQMEVLKKLEIHHVEMRGVNGKGLVEHSMSEVKEIKKHLEEGGIRLSSVGSPIGKIQITDDFAPHMELYKHTVEIAHEMEVPFIRMFSFFMPENESYSPYRGKVMDQLGQLADYAKANRVVLLHENEKDIYGDMADRCLEIMKEFYGEHFKAVFDFANFVQCKQDTLEAYEMLKPYIAYIHIKDALWSDASVVPAGMGDGHVEEILKMLKAGGYEGFLSLEPHLSDFAGFNALEQNSSQKKKMSGEEAFTMAYESLRNILEKI from the coding sequence ATGTGGGATGGAATTCAATTATCCGGTTTTGCAGATGAAATCGATATGGATTTGGGAAAGCAGATGGAAGTATTAAAGAAGCTGGAAATTCATCATGTGGAGATGCGGGGGGTCAACGGGAAAGGACTGGTAGAGCATTCCATGAGCGAGGTAAAGGAAATTAAAAAGCACCTTGAGGAAGGGGGAATCCGTTTGTCCTCTGTAGGCTCTCCCATTGGAAAGATCCAGATCACCGATGATTTTGCCCCTCATATGGAGCTTTACAAGCACACGGTGGAAATCGCCCATGAGATGGAGGTTCCATTCATCCGCATGTTCAGCTTTTTCATGCCTGAGAATGAAAGTTACTCCCCATACCGGGGAAAGGTCATGGATCAGTTGGGCCAGCTTGCAGATTACGCAAAGGCTAACCGTGTGGTGCTTCTCCATGAGAATGAAAAGGATATTTACGGAGACATGGCGGACCGATGCCTGGAAATCATGAAAGAATTCTATGGGGAGCATTTTAAGGCAGTCTTTGACTTTGCCAACTTCGTTCAGTGCAAACAGGATACTCTGGAAGCTTATGAAATGTTAAAGCCCTACATCGCCTACATCCATATAAAGGATGCCCTGTGGTCCGATGCAAGCGTGGTTCCGGCAGGCATGGGAGACGGGCATGTGGAAGAGATATTAAAGATGCTGAAAGCCGGCGGGTATGAGGGCTTCTTATCCCTGGAACCTCATTTAAGTGACTTTGCAGGCTTTAACGCTTTGGAGCAGAATTCCTCCCAGAAGAAAAAGATGAGCGGGGAAGAAGCGTTTACCATGGCATATGAATCTCTTAGAAACATTTTGGAGAAGATTTAA
- a CDS encoding CoA-acylating methylmalonate-semialdehyde dehydrogenase yields the protein MDIKMGEVKKLKYLVNGQWKESMTDKYSDAYDPSTGEVIAQVPCCTPAEVEEAVEAAKAAFPSWSSTPVIKRVQVLYKLRDLLIEHMDELTMLVAKENGKSWEEAQGDVLKAKEGTEQAISAPSLMMGESLMDASAGFDTVLYRMPLGVFAGIVPFNFPAMIPMGWMAPMCIACGNTIVLKAASFTPQSCMRIAELYKEAGLPDGVINIVTCSRKEAEILLTHPDIKGISFVGSTSVGMHIYSTAAATGKRVQALCEAKNHALVLNDAPVKRVAAGIINSSFGCAGERCMALPVVVVQEGIADALVAEIIAQAKTLKVGPAYDKSTKLGPVVNKAHRESIVKWIETGIEEGAELVLDGRDIVVEGYENGFYLGPTIFDHVTPDMSIGEKEIFGPVLCIKRVKTFEEGLEIMNANPYANGSVIFTQSGHYAREFARHTDGGMIGINVGIPVPVGMFPFNGKKLSFIGDLHCLGKDGYRFFTENKVVTSRWFDEETGESTNVNTWDGTI from the coding sequence ATGGATATAAAAATGGGAGAAGTAAAAAAATTAAAGTATCTTGTAAATGGTCAGTGGAAGGAATCAATGACAGATAAGTATTCTGATGCCTATGATCCCAGTACCGGTGAAGTAATTGCCCAGGTTCCATGCTGTACTCCGGCAGAAGTGGAGGAGGCTGTGGAGGCAGCGAAAGCGGCGTTTCCGTCCTGGTCATCTACCCCTGTGATTAAAAGAGTTCAGGTACTCTATAAGCTCAGAGATTTGCTCATCGAGCATATGGACGAACTGACCATGCTGGTGGCAAAGGAAAACGGTAAAAGCTGGGAAGAGGCTCAGGGCGATGTACTGAAAGCCAAAGAAGGAACCGAACAGGCTATCAGTGCCCCTTCACTGATGATGGGAGAAAGCCTGATGGACGCTTCTGCCGGATTTGATACGGTGCTGTACCGAATGCCTTTAGGAGTATTTGCCGGTATCGTGCCGTTTAATTTCCCTGCTATGATCCCTATGGGTTGGATGGCTCCCATGTGTATTGCCTGCGGCAATACCATCGTGCTTAAAGCAGCATCCTTTACCCCTCAGTCCTGTATGCGTATAGCAGAACTGTATAAAGAAGCAGGACTGCCGGACGGAGTTATTAATATTGTTACCTGCTCCAGAAAAGAAGCAGAGATTCTTCTCACTCATCCTGATATCAAAGGGATCAGCTTCGTGGGCTCTACTTCTGTGGGTATGCATATCTATTCCACAGCTGCGGCAACGGGCAAGAGAGTTCAGGCTCTCTGCGAAGCCAAGAATCATGCCCTGGTTTTAAATGATGCTCCGGTCAAGCGTGTAGCGGCGGGTATCATCAATTCTTCTTTCGGATGCGCAGGAGAACGGTGCATGGCTCTGCCTGTTGTAGTGGTACAGGAGGGAATTGCCGATGCTCTTGTTGCGGAGATCATCGCTCAGGCCAAGACTCTTAAAGTGGGACCCGCTTATGATAAGAGTACAAAACTGGGCCCGGTGGTAAATAAGGCTCATAGGGAGTCCATCGTAAAGTGGATTGAGACAGGAATAGAAGAAGGCGCAGAGCTTGTACTGGATGGACGCGACATTGTAGTGGAAGGTTATGAAAACGGCTTTTATTTAGGACCGACGATCTTTGACCATGTAACTCCTGACATGAGCATAGGGGAAAAAGAAATCTTCGGACCGGTGCTGTGCATTAAGAGAGTAAAGACCTTTGAAGAGGGATTGGAGATCATGAATGCCAATCCATATGCAAACGGTTCTGTTATCTTTACTCAAAGCGGTCACTATGCCAGAGAGTTTGCCAGACATACGGACGGCGGTATGATCGGTATCAATGTGGGGATTCCGGTTCCGGTGGGCATGTTTCCTTTTAACGGCAAGAAATTGTCATTCATTGGAGATCTGCACTGCTTAGGCAAGGATGGATACCGATTCTTCACAGAAAACAAAGTTGTCACCAGCAGGTGGTTCGACGAAGAAACCGGAGAATCCACAAACGTGAACACCTGGGATGGTACGATCTAA
- the iolE gene encoding myo-inosose-2 dehydratase, which produces MLNKEKVKLGIAPIAWTNDDLPDLGKENTFEQCVSEMALAGFTGSEVGNKYPRDVETLKKALEFRGVEICNAWFSTFLISKPYEETEEEFEKHVVFLAAMGARVVGVSEQSYSTQGIQDQPVFEGKHEMDDREWNLLCEGLNRLGKLSKEKYGVALTFHHHMGTVVQSAAEVERMMAGTDPEYVSLLFDSGHFAYCGEDPVAMVEKYVGRIKHVHLKDIRPEIVKRVREEKMSFLAGVRAGAFTIPGDGCIDFDPIFKVLEEASYEGYMVVEAEQDPAKANPLEYAICARKFIAEKTGL; this is translated from the coding sequence ATGTTAAACAAGGAGAAAGTGAAATTAGGAATCGCACCGATCGCATGGACCAACGATGATTTGCCGGATCTGGGGAAGGAAAACACCTTTGAACAGTGTGTCAGCGAAATGGCTCTGGCAGGATTTACCGGTTCCGAGGTGGGCAACAAATATCCAAGAGATGTGGAAACATTAAAAAAGGCATTGGAGTTTCGGGGCGTAGAGATCTGCAACGCCTGGTTTTCCACCTTTTTGATCAGCAAACCTTATGAGGAGACGGAAGAAGAATTTGAAAAGCATGTGGTGTTCCTGGCAGCCATGGGAGCCAGGGTGGTAGGTGTTTCCGAGCAGAGCTACAGCACCCAGGGAATCCAGGATCAGCCGGTGTTTGAAGGAAAACATGAAATGGATGACAGGGAATGGAATCTGTTGTGTGAGGGCTTAAACCGCCTTGGAAAGCTTTCCAAGGAAAAATACGGAGTGGCTTTAACCTTCCATCACCATATGGGAACCGTTGTCCAGAGTGCAGCGGAAGTGGAACGCATGATGGCCGGAACTGATCCGGAATATGTGAGCCTCCTCTTTGACAGCGGCCATTTTGCATACTGCGGCGAGGATCCGGTGGCAATGGTGGAAAAATATGTGGGACGTATCAAGCATGTACATTTAAAAGACATCCGCCCTGAAATCGTAAAAAGGGTAAGAGAAGAAAAGATGAGCTTCCTGGCAGGGGTCCGGGCGGGGGCTTTCACCATTCCGGGAGACGGCTGCATTGACTTTGATCCGATTTTTAAGGTGCTTGAGGAAGCTTCTTATGAGGGATACATGGTAGTGGAAGCAGAGCAGGATCCTGCAAAGGCGAATCCACTGGAATATGCCATCTGCGCAAGGAAATTCATTGCCGAAAAGACCGGCCTTTAA
- a CDS encoding class II fructose-bisphosphate aldolase, whose product MGLVKMKELLKQASEDNLAVGAFSVGNLEMVKGAVKAAEEMKVPIILQIAEVRLHHSPLTLMGPMMVEAAKIAKVDIAVHLDHGKSIEVLKQALDYGFTSVMMDGSTLPFEENITKTLEAVNLAREYGATVEAELGLVGGSEDGSIDEGIRCTNPDDARTFCQRTGVDALAVAIGNAHGNYPVAPRLAFDVLEAIDQKIAVPLVLHGGTGITPEDFRKAIGLGIRKINIATASFDSLTKEAGKYLESEGKHDYFGLNEAMVRGVYENVKQHIRIFQCVEPLT is encoded by the coding sequence ATGGGATTAGTAAAAATGAAGGAATTGCTGAAACAGGCCTCAGAAGATAATCTGGCGGTTGGAGCTTTCAGTGTGGGAAACCTTGAGATGGTGAAGGGAGCTGTAAAAGCAGCTGAAGAAATGAAAGTACCCATTATCTTACAGATCGCAGAAGTACGTCTGCACCATTCCCCGCTGACTCTGATGGGGCCTATGATGGTGGAAGCAGCAAAGATTGCAAAGGTGGATATTGCGGTTCATCTGGACCATGGCAAGTCCATTGAGGTGTTAAAACAGGCTCTGGATTATGGGTTCACTTCCGTAATGATGGATGGTTCCACCCTTCCCTTTGAAGAAAATATAACAAAGACCCTGGAAGCGGTCAATCTCGCCAGGGAATACGGAGCGACCGTAGAAGCAGAACTTGGCCTGGTGGGCGGCAGCGAGGATGGGAGCATTGATGAGGGAATCCGCTGTACAAATCCTGACGATGCCAGAACATTTTGCCAGAGAACCGGCGTGGATGCACTGGCAGTCGCCATCGGTAATGCCCACGGCAATTATCCGGTGGCTCCCAGACTGGCTTTTGACGTTCTGGAAGCGATTGATCAGAAGATTGCTGTGCCTCTGGTCCTTCACGGCGGAACCGGAATCACCCCGGAGGACTTCCGGAAAGCCATAGGCCTTGGAATCCGGAAGATTAACATTGCAACAGCCAGCTTTGACAGTCTTACAAAGGAAGCTGGAAAGTATCTGGAATCAGAAGGAAAACATGATTATTTCGGGCTGAATGAAGCTATGGTCCGGGGAGTGTATGAGAATGTGAAGCAGCATATCCGGATCTTTCAATGTGTGGAGCCGCTTACATAA
- the iolD gene encoding 3D-(3,5/4)-trihydroxycyclohexane-1,2-dione acylhydrolase (decyclizing) translates to MSKTIRMTTAQALVKFLDNQYVSADGVETKFVEGVFTIFGHGIAVGLGEALDSDPGQLKVLQGRNEQGMCHAAIAFSKQNIRKKIIPCASSVGPGAANMVTACATATVNNIPLLVFPADTFASRQPDPVLQQLEQSSSLATTTNDAFKPVCKYWDRITRPEMIMSALINAMRVLTDPAETGACCISLCQDVEGESYDFPDYFFKKRVHRITRPLAVEEELDEIADILAEAKKPLVIVGGGVRYSDAGETVEKFCEEFKIPFGETQGGKSACRSSHPYCLGGIGVTGTYASNVIAKDADVVIAIGTRLSDFTTSSKWLYQKEDVRFVTINNSRFHAYKMDAVKAVGDAKVTVQALAEKLKERQYVSQYKNEIIDAKRKWDEEMVRLGSIEYTGDDFEPNIKARDPRTIPEFVRLTNGKITQTAALAAIRRVIDEDATIITAGGSLPSCMQRMWTTDKRGGYHAEYGYSCMGYEVAATLGVKFAEPETEVYCVVGDSSFQMLHSEIMTIMQERQKVNILIFDNCGFGCINNLEMNHGIGSLATEFRYTDGKKPTGDLIPVDYAKIGEGYGLKSYTCRTIKELEEALEDAKTQERACLFDLKVIPKTMSDGYESWWNVGLAATSEKSSVREAWEKVMEGRNEARKY, encoded by the coding sequence ATGTCAAAAACAATAAGGATGACAACAGCACAGGCACTTGTGAAGTTCCTGGATAACCAGTATGTTTCTGCAGATGGAGTGGAAACAAAGTTTGTTGAAGGTGTTTTTACTATTTTCGGTCATGGAATTGCGGTTGGCTTAGGTGAGGCTCTGGATTCGGACCCCGGACAGCTTAAGGTGCTTCAGGGAAGAAATGAGCAGGGGATGTGCCATGCTGCCATCGCATTTTCAAAGCAGAACATCCGGAAGAAAATCATTCCATGCGCCTCATCCGTGGGACCGGGTGCGGCCAATATGGTAACAGCCTGTGCTACCGCAACGGTAAATAACATTCCGCTGCTGGTATTTCCGGCGGATACCTTTGCCTCCAGACAGCCTGACCCGGTATTGCAGCAGCTTGAGCAAAGCAGCAGTCTTGCAACCACTACCAATGATGCGTTCAAACCGGTGTGCAAATACTGGGACAGGATCACCAGACCGGAAATGATCATGAGCGCTCTGATCAATGCCATGCGTGTGCTTACGGACCCGGCGGAAACCGGAGCGTGCTGCATTTCCCTCTGTCAGGATGTGGAAGGTGAATCCTATGATTTTCCGGATTACTTCTTTAAGAAGCGGGTACACCGGATCACCAGGCCTCTTGCAGTAGAAGAAGAACTGGATGAGATCGCGGACATCCTTGCAGAAGCTAAGAAGCCTCTTGTAATTGTAGGCGGAGGAGTCCGTTACTCTGATGCAGGGGAAACCGTGGAAAAATTCTGCGAGGAATTTAAAATACCCTTTGGAGAGACTCAGGGAGGGAAGAGCGCCTGTAGATCGAGCCATCCCTATTGCCTTGGCGGAATCGGAGTTACCGGAACCTATGCCTCCAATGTGATTGCAAAGGATGCAGATGTGGTAATTGCCATCGGGACCAGGCTCAGTGATTTTACCACAAGCTCAAAGTGGCTGTATCAAAAGGAAGATGTCCGATTTGTCACCATCAATAACAGCAGATTCCATGCATACAAAATGGATGCAGTCAAGGCTGTAGGGGATGCGAAGGTGACCGTTCAGGCCCTGGCGGAGAAGCTTAAGGAAAGACAATATGTGTCTCAGTACAAAAACGAGATCATTGATGCAAAAAGAAAATGGGATGAAGAGATGGTGCGTTTAGGCAGCATTGAATACACTGGAGATGATTTTGAGCCCAATATAAAAGCGCGGGATCCCAGAACTATTCCGGAGTTTGTCCGCTTAACCAATGGAAAGATCACCCAGACCGCCGCTCTTGCAGCAATCAGAAGAGTCATTGATGAAGATGCTACCATCATTACGGCCGGAGGTTCCCTTCCAAGCTGTATGCAGCGCATGTGGACAACTGACAAGCGGGGCGGATACCATGCAGAGTACGGGTACTCCTGTATGGGGTATGAAGTAGCGGCCACGCTGGGCGTTAAATTTGCAGAGCCGGAAACGGAAGTTTACTGTGTTGTAGGTGACTCCAGCTTCCAGATGCTCCACAGTGAGATCATGACCATTATGCAGGAAAGGCAGAAGGTCAATATTCTGATCTTTGATAACTGCGGCTTTGGCTGCATCAATAATCTGGAAATGAACCACGGAATCGGAAGCCTTGCCACGGAATTCCGCTATACGGACGGGAAAAAGCCCACCGGAGATTTAATTCCCGTTGATTATGCCAAGATCGGGGAGGGCTACGGACTGAAGTCTTATACCTGCAGAACCATCAAAGAACTGGAAGAGGCTCTGGAAGATGCCAAAACACAGGAAAGGGCCTGCCTGTTTGATTTAAAGGTGATCCCCAAGACCATGTCGGATGGGTATGAATCCTGGTGGAACGTAGGACTTGCCGCGACCTCAGAAAAGAGCAGCGTGAGAGAAGCGTGGGAAAAGGTCATGGAAGGAAGAAATGAAGCCAGAAAGTATTAA